The following coding sequences are from one Methanosarcina sp. WWM596 window:
- the feoB gene encoding ferrous iron transport protein B: MVETKIRVALTGNPNVGKTTVFNAITGARQKVGNWPGVTVEKKVGTKEYAGHVLEIVDLPGTYSLTAYSADEVVSRDYILEEKPDVVVQVLDSTNLERNLYLSTQLLEMGTKLVFALNMSDLSESRGDELDILRFEKLLGTTLIRTTANEGRGINTLLDAIITKADSKAHLPHEIGYGKDVEEKIRHLENILIKDMPLLSRYPSRWLSIKLLEGDENVRSKLSRSSVEPEVEKFLSGLDPEEYEAEIADKRYEFISSILSQACTTCVENMSPSDMVDRVLTNRYLGIPIFLTLMWGMFELTFTFASPFMELIDMFFGSLAETVAANIDSSWLASLLGDGIIAGVGSVILFVPNIFILFFLLALLEDSGYLARAAFIMDRLMYSMGLQGKSFIPMLMGFGCSVPAIMATRTLEDEKDRLITMMVTPFMSCGARMPVYVLLAGTFFGKQAGSVIFGLYVLGIIVAILSAKLIRSVIFKGKPSSFIMELPPYHVPSVGNSLKHMWNQGSLYLKRVGTVIAGGVVIIWLLAYFPQGVEYGSAESYIGSLGKLLEPLVAPIGFDWKIAISLIFGFLAKEIVIGSLGTLYGTGTDEGILSSALVADSTFTPAIALGLMVFTLLYVPCIGAIAVIKKESGSWKWMLFAAAYSTSIAWLMAFATVKIGNIIFA, from the coding sequence TTGGTTGAGACTAAAATCAGGGTTGCACTTACAGGAAACCCCAATGTGGGCAAAACAACCGTTTTCAATGCTATTACCGGAGCCAGGCAAAAAGTAGGAAACTGGCCCGGGGTAACGGTTGAGAAAAAAGTAGGTACAAAAGAATATGCCGGACATGTTCTCGAAATTGTAGACCTTCCCGGAACCTACAGCCTCACAGCCTATTCGGCAGACGAAGTTGTTTCCAGAGATTATATCCTTGAGGAAAAACCGGATGTTGTAGTCCAGGTACTTGACTCGACAAACCTGGAACGCAACCTGTACCTGAGCACCCAGCTGCTGGAAATGGGGACAAAACTTGTCTTTGCTCTGAATATGTCCGACCTTTCGGAAAGCCGAGGAGACGAGTTGGATATCCTCAGGTTTGAAAAATTACTTGGAACCACTTTGATAAGGACAACGGCAAACGAAGGCAGGGGTATCAATACCCTTCTTGACGCAATAATCACAAAAGCCGATTCCAAAGCACACTTGCCTCATGAGATAGGATACGGAAAAGATGTTGAAGAGAAGATTCGGCATCTGGAAAATATTCTCATTAAAGACATGCCCCTTCTGAGCAGATACCCTTCCAGATGGTTGAGCATAAAACTACTCGAAGGAGACGAAAATGTTCGCTCAAAACTTTCTCGGTCAAGTGTAGAACCTGAAGTTGAAAAATTTCTTTCCGGCCTGGATCCGGAGGAATACGAAGCTGAAATAGCCGATAAGCGGTATGAGTTCATAAGCAGCATACTGTCTCAGGCATGTACGACCTGTGTTGAAAATATGTCACCGTCCGACATGGTCGATAGGGTACTTACAAACAGGTATCTTGGAATACCCATATTCCTTACCCTGATGTGGGGCATGTTCGAACTTACCTTTACCTTCGCCTCTCCCTTCATGGAACTCATAGACATGTTTTTCGGTTCGCTTGCCGAAACTGTTGCTGCAAACATTGATTCTTCCTGGCTTGCATCCTTGCTCGGAGACGGGATAATTGCAGGAGTGGGATCAGTTATACTTTTTGTACCCAATATTTTCATCCTGTTTTTCCTCCTCGCTTTGCTGGAAGACAGCGGATATCTTGCAAGAGCCGCCTTTATTATGGACAGGTTGATGTACTCGATGGGGCTCCAGGGAAAATCCTTTATCCCGATGCTTATGGGCTTCGGATGCTCGGTCCCGGCCATTATGGCAACCCGCACCCTTGAAGATGAAAAAGACCGCCTTATTACGATGATGGTTACGCCTTTCATGTCCTGCGGGGCCAGGATGCCTGTTTACGTGCTGCTTGCAGGGACGTTTTTCGGAAAACAGGCCGGATCAGTTATTTTCGGGCTCTATGTGCTCGGCATAATTGTGGCAATCCTGTCTGCCAAGCTTATCCGGAGTGTCATTTTTAAGGGCAAACCTTCTTCCTTTATAATGGAACTTCCTCCCTACCACGTGCCTTCAGTCGGCAATTCCCTGAAACATATGTGGAACCAGGGCTCCCTTTACCTGAAACGGGTAGGTACTGTGATCGCAGGGGGAGTGGTAATAATATGGCTACTTGCATACTTCCCGCAGGGAGTCGAATACGGAAGTGCGGAAAGTTACATAGGCAGCCTGGGAAAACTGCTCGAGCCTCTCGTAGCTCCAATAGGGTTTGACTGGAAAATTGCAATATCCCTGATCTTCGGGTTCCTTGCCAAAGAGATTGTCATCGGTTCTCTCGGAACCCTCTACGGCACCGGGACAGACGAGGGAATACTCTCTTCGGCTCTTGTAGCGGACTCTACATTCACGCCTGCGATTGCACTCGGGCTAATGGTATTTACCCTGCTTTACGTACCCTGCATAGGAGCAATTGCAGTAATCAAAAAAGAGTCAGGTTCCTGGAAATGGATGCTTTTTGCAGCAGCTTATTCGACATCAATAGCGTGGCTAATGGCCTTTGCGACGGTAAAAATAGGAAACATCATATTCGCATGA
- the amrS gene encoding AmmeMemoRadiSam system radical SAM enzyme translates to MGIVVIKEAMFYEKLEADKVQCGLCAHRCKIAPGKRGFCKVRENRGGNLYSLIYGTVSSEAVDPIEKKPLYHFYPGSYVYSVGTVGCNFRCKHCQNWTISQVDVEDSYVRDILPEDLVEKALISGSRSIAWTYNEPTIWHEYTYESAKLAKDAGLATVYVTNGYMTPEALRHIAPRLDAANIDIKAFTEKFYHDVASAKLAPVLEASALAKELGIHVEITNLIIPKQNDSLDELRELSKWVYKNLGPDTPLHFTRFHPQYQMQDLSPTPIKTMEDACKIAKEEGMKYVYMGNVPGCNFNNTICPNCGKILIIRGFFDIEKYEITPEKTCPVCGENIPIIGEYAGSKQVLNED, encoded by the coding sequence ATGGGGATTGTTGTGATAAAAGAAGCCATGTTCTACGAAAAACTCGAAGCTGACAAAGTACAGTGCGGGCTCTGTGCCCATAGGTGCAAAATCGCCCCTGGAAAGAGGGGTTTTTGCAAGGTGCGGGAAAACAGAGGAGGGAATCTTTATTCTCTTATTTACGGTACTGTTTCCAGCGAAGCTGTAGATCCTATAGAAAAAAAACCGCTTTATCACTTTTATCCGGGTTCCTATGTATACTCAGTAGGGACTGTCGGATGCAACTTCCGCTGCAAACACTGCCAGAACTGGACCATTTCCCAGGTCGACGTGGAAGATTCCTATGTCAGGGACATCCTCCCCGAAGACCTGGTGGAAAAAGCGCTTATCTCGGGTTCGAGATCAATTGCCTGGACCTATAACGAGCCCACGATCTGGCACGAATATACATACGAAAGCGCAAAGCTGGCAAAGGATGCGGGTCTGGCTACCGTCTATGTGACCAATGGCTACATGACTCCGGAAGCTCTCAGGCATATTGCTCCCAGGTTGGACGCTGCGAATATCGACATCAAGGCTTTCACTGAAAAATTCTACCATGACGTTGCCAGCGCAAAACTGGCTCCGGTGCTTGAGGCTTCTGCCCTTGCAAAAGAGCTCGGGATCCATGTAGAGATCACCAACCTCATCATCCCAAAACAAAACGACTCTCTTGACGAGCTCCGGGAACTTTCAAAATGGGTCTACAAAAACCTAGGGCCTGACACTCCCCTCCACTTCACGCGCTTTCACCCCCAGTACCAGATGCAGGACCTCTCTCCTACTCCGATAAAAACAATGGAAGATGCCTGTAAAATCGCAAAGGAAGAGGGGATGAAGTATGTATATATGGGTAATGTTCCGGGATGCAACTTCAACAATACCATCTGTCCTAACTGCGGTAAAATACTTATCATTCGAGGGTTTTTTGATATAGAAAAGTACGAAATAACTCCTGAAAAGACCTGTCCTGTGTGCGGAGAGAATATCCCTATCATTGGAGAGTATGCGGGTTCAAAACAGGTATTGAATGAAGATTAA
- a CDS encoding ABC transporter ATP-binding protein: MKINIEGLEFSYNGKPTLKNMNLKVNKGEFLSIIGPNGSGKTTFLKCMNRILNPKKGSIFIDKYDLNKLHREDIAKHIGYIPQAERGAFPISVFDTVLMGRRPHMKWVPKVNDLEIVSDVIKVMDLSEFSMKNVNELSGGQRQKVIIARALAQQPSILLLDEPTSSLDLKHQLEVLDITRKQADNDVTVIMSVHDLNLAARYSDKILMMKDGEIFHGGGIDILTPENIESVYGVSVDVRHESDQMWILPKKVIKKSKMQIT, from the coding sequence GTGAAAATAAACATAGAAGGACTTGAATTCAGCTACAACGGCAAACCAACGTTGAAGAACATGAATTTAAAGGTCAACAAGGGAGAATTTCTTTCAATAATCGGACCAAATGGTTCTGGAAAAACCACATTTCTGAAATGCATGAACAGAATATTGAATCCAAAAAAAGGATCTATATTTATCGATAAGTATGATCTGAATAAGCTTCACAGGGAAGATATTGCAAAGCATATCGGCTACATCCCACAGGCTGAAAGAGGAGCTTTTCCTATATCCGTTTTTGATACTGTGCTCATGGGCAGAAGGCCCCATATGAAGTGGGTTCCCAAAGTAAATGACCTGGAGATAGTTTCTGATGTTATTAAAGTGATGGACTTAAGTGAATTCTCTATGAAAAACGTCAATGAACTGAGTGGCGGACAAAGGCAGAAAGTAATAATTGCAAGAGCTCTTGCACAACAGCCAAGTATACTTTTGCTGGATGAACCCACAAGCAGTCTCGACCTGAAACACCAGCTTGAAGTGCTTGACATAACCAGAAAGCAGGCAGATAATGATGTTACTGTGATAATGTCGGTCCATGATCTCAATCTTGCAGCAAGGTATAGTGATAAGATACTTATGATGAAAGATGGCGAGATATTTCATGGAGGTGGAATTGACATTCTGACTCCAGAAAATATTGAATCTGTATATGGGGTCAGTGTAGATGTAAGACATGAATCAGATCAGATGTGGATTCTACCAAAAAAAGTAATCAAAAAAAGCAAAATGCAAATAACATAA
- a CDS encoding ferrous iron transport protein A, with product MIETIDKTLNMLETGQKARVIQVRGGGSFRKRLLDMGMVPGTVLSVTKKAPLGDPVDFKLKGYNLSLRKAEAEAVVVEVLED from the coding sequence ATGATAGAAACAATAGATAAAACCCTGAATATGCTGGAAACGGGCCAAAAAGCCCGTGTAATCCAGGTAAGAGGTGGAGGGAGTTTCCGTAAGCGGCTCCTTGATATGGGAATGGTTCCCGGGACAGTTCTGAGCGTCACCAAAAAAGCCCCATTGGGAGACCCTGTGGATTTCAAGTTAAAAGGATACAATCTCTCTCTCAGGAAGGCTGAGGCAGAGGCAGTTGTTGTTGAAGTACTGGAGGATTAA
- the tsaA gene encoding tRNA (N6-threonylcarbamoyladenosine(37)-N6)-methyltransferase TrmO: MMNENILDKNSLDLKIEMFPIGYVENDYLEPVYDENIYRKISKLILNEEFVEGLQRIEDFEKLQILFYFSKSEDYELVRRRRIDGELSGVFASRTPHRPNGIGLTLVDLLKVEGNVLYVKGLDAINGTPVIDIKPYTERFDNDSD, encoded by the coding sequence ATGATGAATGAAAATATTTTGGATAAAAATAGTCTGGACTTAAAAATTGAGATGTTTCCGATAGGCTACGTTGAAAACGATTATCTGGAGCCTGTTTATGATGAAAACATTTACCGGAAGATTTCGAAGCTCATACTGAATGAAGAATTTGTAGAGGGGCTTCAACGGATAGAAGATTTTGAAAAACTTCAAATCCTTTTCTATTTCAGCAAATCGGAAGATTACGAACTTGTTAGGCGTCGCCGCATCGACGGAGAACTTTCAGGTGTTTTTGCTTCCCGAACTCCCCACCGTCCGAACGGGATCGGGCTGACTCTTGTAGACCTCCTGAAAGTTGAAGGTAACGTCCTTTACGTAAAAGGTCTTGACGCCATCAATGGAACGCCTGTTATTGATATTAAACCTTATACAGAGAGGTTTGACAATGATTCTGATTAA
- a CDS encoding twin-arginine translocase TatA/TatE family subunit, with translation MVGMPGPTELILILAVVMLLFGASKLPELARSMGSSVGEFKKAQKESEQNLKDFEKSLKEPITPKTKVQETAVKLGIDIRGKTDDQLLEEIQRSAEKPKEVSEP, from the coding sequence ATGGTTGGCATGCCAGGTCCCACAGAACTGATACTTATATTAGCAGTCGTTATGCTCCTGTTTGGAGCAAGCAAACTCCCGGAACTTGCACGGTCCATGGGAAGTTCGGTGGGAGAATTCAAAAAAGCCCAGAAAGAATCCGAACAAAACCTGAAGGATTTTGAGAAATCCCTAAAGGAACCGATCACTCCAAAGACCAAGGTGCAGGAGACTGCTGTAAAGCTCGGGATCGACATCAGAGGCAAGACCGACGACCAGTTGCTTGAAGAAATCCAGAGGTCCGCAGAGAAACCAAAAGAGGTCTCAGAGCCCTGA
- a CDS encoding ferrous iron transport protein A, whose amino-acid sequence MPLTMLSEGKDCRIKEIRAGLGLKRRLTEMGFTPSSSVRLIGCERGNLLVNVNGARYALGKGMAMKIMVEPDPCEGVELG is encoded by the coding sequence ATGCCTCTTACCATGCTTTCGGAAGGAAAAGACTGCAGGATCAAAGAAATTCGGGCAGGTTTGGGCCTCAAAAGAAGACTGACAGAAATGGGTTTTACGCCTTCGTCCTCTGTCCGGCTTATAGGATGCGAAAGAGGGAATCTGCTTGTCAATGTGAATGGAGCACGTTATGCCCTTGGAAAGGGTATGGCGATGAAAATTATGGTAGAACCGGATCCGTGTGAAGGTGTAGAACTTGGTTGA
- a CDS encoding iron ABC transporter permease, whose amino-acid sequence MFQNVILDEYKEDLRRKSLFGLSAFILLILFIIFATLNGPVKLTYAEMYSVLAGQITSGTAYNIVWNIRLPHILTAVVGGAGLAISGSAMQSVLKNPLASPYTLGISHAAAFGAAFSIVFLGTGTADGTGNYIINNPYVTTISAFLCSLLSTSVILALAKFKRSISETMILAGIALGSLFTAGTSAIQYFAEDTQIAAVIFWQFGDVTKTTWNELGIMTMLVVPVSIWFTYNSWNYNALNSGDDTAKSLGVDVDNLRIRAMVGASLVSALIVSLVGIIGFVGLVVPHIVRRVIGGNEMLLLPFSCILGGLLLLASDTFARNILTPEVLPVGIVTSFLGAPLFIYLIIKGREYW is encoded by the coding sequence ATGTTCCAAAATGTTATTTTGGATGAATATAAAGAGGATCTGAGACGTAAGTCTTTATTTGGATTATCAGCATTCATACTGCTGATTCTCTTTATTATTTTTGCTACATTGAATGGACCTGTAAAATTAACCTATGCAGAGATGTATTCGGTGTTGGCAGGACAAATTACAAGCGGTACTGCGTACAACATCGTATGGAATATCAGGCTTCCTCATATACTGACAGCAGTTGTTGGAGGGGCAGGTCTGGCAATCTCGGGAAGCGCTATGCAGAGTGTTCTTAAAAACCCACTGGCTTCTCCTTACACACTGGGGATATCACATGCAGCAGCATTTGGTGCAGCTTTTTCAATCGTTTTCCTGGGAACCGGAACAGCTGATGGTACAGGAAATTACATTATTAATAATCCTTACGTAACTACAATCTCTGCCTTTCTTTGTTCACTTCTGTCTACATCTGTAATCCTGGCGCTGGCAAAATTCAAGAGGTCAATCTCGGAAACAATGATACTGGCAGGAATAGCCCTGGGTTCCTTATTCACAGCTGGTACAAGTGCAATACAGTATTTTGCTGAAGATACTCAAATTGCTGCAGTGATCTTCTGGCAGTTCGGGGATGTAACTAAAACTACATGGAACGAATTGGGAATAATGACAATGCTGGTGGTTCCGGTGTCCATATGGTTCACATATAACAGCTGGAACTATAATGCCTTGAATTCTGGAGATGATACGGCTAAAAGTTTAGGAGTGGATGTTGACAATCTAAGGATCAGAGCCATGGTCGGCGCATCATTAGTATCAGCTCTCATTGTATCTTTAGTGGGAATCATAGGGTTTGTAGGCCTGGTAGTCCCACATATAGTACGTAGAGTTATAGGCGGGAATGAAATGTTATTGCTTCCTTTCTCATGCATACTTGGTGGTTTACTTTTGCTTGCATCAGATACCTTTGCAAGGAATATACTTACACCAGAAGTTTTGCCTGTTGGCATTGTCACTTCTTTTCTTGGTGCTCCGCTATTCATATACTTGATTATAAAAGGTAGGGAATACTGGTGA
- a CDS encoding ABC transporter substrate-binding protein has product MVTKGVLNMSGNKKILVTFLIMLTIVSTLVSGCMESSSTSQSLPAQDESATITITDMVGRTVVVPENVERVVAVGAGALRQIAYLDALDKVVGVESNEKDDTDTITAVYTLVNFDKMADLPEIGPSHGGDIELIAAAEPQVIFFSRISGDVSDAEDYQTKTGIPVIYIDVGDMAGESRNTTYQCWQLCGKVLGKTERANELQEYTEQLIADLNARTENIPDEEKPLAYPCGLSYKASKGILSTQYPFASLEFINVRHALDEDEIDDEEIPTYAFSVDQENLFAWDPDVIFVDLSNLELVTDDVERSPSYKDLKAFNEDNVHGFLPVSAYHRNYGSVLVNSYYMGSVLYPDEFADVDVDEKADEIYEMFLGEPAYDAVKDELGGGARKLSF; this is encoded by the coding sequence ATGGTTACAAAAGGAGTCCTAAATATGAGTGGAAATAAAAAAATATTAGTGACGTTTTTAATTATGTTGACCATTGTTTCAACGTTAGTCTCAGGGTGTATGGAAAGTTCATCTACATCACAGAGCCTCCCGGCCCAAGACGAATCAGCAACAATAACAATAACCGATATGGTTGGCAGGACAGTCGTTGTGCCAGAAAATGTAGAAAGAGTTGTTGCTGTTGGTGCCGGTGCACTCAGACAGATAGCATACCTGGATGCACTGGATAAGGTTGTTGGAGTAGAGTCTAATGAGAAAGATGATACAGACACAATCACGGCAGTATATACGCTGGTCAATTTTGATAAAATGGCAGACCTTCCGGAAATAGGACCTTCTCATGGAGGAGATATTGAGCTTATAGCCGCTGCAGAACCACAGGTTATATTCTTTAGTAGAATATCCGGTGATGTTTCAGATGCTGAGGATTACCAGACAAAAACAGGAATTCCTGTAATATATATAGACGTTGGTGATATGGCTGGCGAATCCAGGAACACAACATATCAATGCTGGCAGCTCTGTGGAAAAGTATTAGGAAAAACAGAAAGGGCAAATGAGTTACAGGAATATACAGAACAATTGATAGCAGACCTTAATGCAAGAACAGAAAATATACCTGATGAGGAAAAACCTCTTGCATACCCCTGTGGCCTTTCCTACAAAGCATCAAAAGGAATCCTCTCAACCCAGTATCCCTTTGCAAGTCTTGAATTCATAAATGTCAGGCATGCTCTTGATGAAGATGAAATAGACGATGAGGAAATACCAACATATGCGTTCTCCGTGGATCAGGAAAATCTGTTCGCATGGGATCCTGATGTAATATTCGTCGATCTTTCGAACCTTGAACTTGTAACTGATGATGTGGAACGAAGCCCATCCTATAAAGACCTCAAGGCTTTTAATGAGGACAACGTTCACGGTTTCCTGCCTGTTTCAGCCTATCATCGCAATTACGGAAGTGTTTTAGTAAATTCATATTACATGGGCAGTGTGCTCTATCCTGATGAATTTGCTGACGTAGATGTCGATGAAAAAGCAGATGAAATATACGAAATGTTCCTTGGAGAACCTGCCTACGATGCGGTAAAAGATGAGCTGGGTGGCGGCGCTAGAAAGCTTTCATTCTAA
- a CDS encoding Nudix hydrolase, with protein sequence MTELIIEVDRDDNFLGLRPREDFYSENHIHRASHLILLDPENRMLLQKRAPEKYWYPNRYTYSVSGTVANESYETCIAREMLEEIGISVPFRKLFKIPCILENKGAYHTVFSGRCSKETAGLIRHDPEEAVSVEWVELEELNRAVKTVPGNYTPSLRAGIIKIFEEGCGKYLF encoded by the coding sequence GTGACAGAGTTGATCATTGAAGTTGACAGAGATGATAACTTTCTCGGGCTGCGCCCGAGGGAAGACTTTTACTCGGAAAATCACATCCACAGGGCTTCCCATCTCATCCTTCTGGACCCGGAAAACCGAATGCTTCTGCAGAAGCGGGCACCTGAAAAATACTGGTATCCCAACCGCTATACCTATTCCGTAAGCGGCACTGTCGCAAATGAATCCTACGAGACCTGCATTGCTCGGGAGATGCTCGAAGAAATAGGAATCTCAGTCCCTTTCAGGAAATTGTTCAAAATCCCCTGCATCTTAGAAAACAAAGGAGCCTATCATACGGTATTTTCAGGCAGGTGTTCGAAAGAAACTGCAGGCCTTATCCGGCACGACCCCGAAGAAGCCGTTTCAGTTGAGTGGGTAGAACTTGAAGAACTGAACAGGGCTGTTAAAACCGTACCTGGTAACTATACGCCTTCCCTGAGAGCAGGGATAATAAAAATCTTTGAAGAAGGGTGTGGAAAATACCTTTTCTGA
- a CDS encoding S-layer protein domain-containing protein, which produces MNNVVLKTFSWIPVVLVIFLLFSSPALAATSVRGLPFDTNETMDDEFSWDATTFGAFCYPVNKHNNFVTKGWGEHLYYEEKAGSNSGPLGSSYPGNNVIDDEELIYKTVPFSSKYELVSKLGLSEDTTPEKLGGMFYYMLPWFGKPYIAVENDATQLAAIVCKQVGNDKKTLKAGESWEFKKGYSLTVHQVDVEGDKVWFSLYRDGEELESAVVNADGTVENHTFTATADFGDADDQLYFLTYVDSVFMGAVDSFATFKYTWLIDKDDVMLIEADDEYQGFEVETADPSGITLSNKDPIKLNLDKDKKTYFTDSWYFQTSDEGKGSSSIQGYVLYPAMDVTIKDDTASGSENSELEKQENENENIEPVSNSENPGSSSSESKSVSSDMESKESAKMEDEASQNPEEENSETKAPGFEILLAVSGIFSVFLLKKK; this is translated from the coding sequence ATGAATAATGTGGTTTTAAAAACTTTTAGCTGGATACCTGTGGTCCTTGTAATTTTCCTGTTGTTCAGCTCTCCAGCACTGGCAGCTACTTCAGTTCGAGGGCTTCCTTTTGACACTAATGAAACTATGGATGATGAATTTTCCTGGGATGCTACGACTTTCGGAGCTTTTTGCTACCCGGTGAACAAGCACAACAATTTTGTGACCAAAGGCTGGGGTGAGCATCTCTACTACGAAGAAAAAGCAGGAAGTAACAGTGGTCCTCTGGGAAGTTCGTATCCCGGAAACAACGTAATCGACGACGAGGAATTAATTTACAAAACCGTCCCGTTTTCCAGCAAATATGAGCTTGTTTCCAAACTCGGACTTAGCGAGGACACAACTCCTGAGAAACTTGGCGGAATGTTCTATTACATGCTTCCCTGGTTTGGGAAACCCTATATTGCGGTTGAAAACGATGCAACACAGCTTGCAGCAATCGTCTGCAAGCAAGTCGGAAACGATAAAAAGACATTAAAAGCCGGAGAAAGCTGGGAGTTTAAGAAAGGATACAGTCTCACCGTTCACCAGGTCGATGTGGAGGGTGACAAAGTCTGGTTTTCCCTTTACAGGGACGGTGAGGAGCTTGAGTCAGCGGTTGTTAACGCCGACGGCACGGTTGAAAACCATACCTTCACAGCAACCGCAGACTTTGGGGATGCGGATGATCAGCTTTATTTCCTGACCTATGTTGATTCTGTTTTTATGGGTGCGGTCGATTCTTTTGCAACCTTCAAATACACCTGGCTTATCGACAAAGATGATGTGATGCTTATTGAAGCTGACGATGAGTACCAGGGCTTTGAAGTTGAAACTGCAGACCCTTCAGGGATCACCCTCTCAAACAAGGATCCCATAAAGCTCAACCTTGATAAGGATAAAAAGACCTATTTCACGGATTCCTGGTACTTCCAGACCTCGGATGAAGGAAAGGGTAGCAGTTCGATACAGGGCTATGTTCTCTATCCGGCAATGGACGTTACTATCAAAGATGATACTGCCTCAGGATCCGAGAACTCTGAACTCGAGAAGCAGGAAAATGAAAATGAAAATATTGAGCCGGTTTCCAATTCGGAAAACCCAGGAAGCTCTTCTTCTGAAAGCAAATCAGTCTCTTCAGATATGGAATCAAAAGAATCGGCAAAGATGGAAGATGAAGCTTCCCAAAACCCCGAAGAAGAAAACTCGGAAACAAAAGCTCCTGGATTTGAGATCTTGCTTGCCGTTTCAGGAATTTTTTCAGTTTTCCTGTTGAAAAAGAAATGA
- a CDS encoding FeoC-like transcriptional regulator: MVIGYMYVLKQVAEAEKKGSISFNDISGRLKMSTQQLKGLLEIMEGLGHVEKVMEKNSDWSSSCSGSCKNCGLCGCSGKITVSSGTIYRLTEKGRRVCHSRTG, translated from the coding sequence ATGGTAATCGGATACATGTATGTACTAAAACAAGTAGCAGAAGCGGAAAAGAAAGGCAGTATATCATTCAATGACATCTCAGGACGTTTGAAAATGAGTACACAGCAGCTTAAAGGCTTACTCGAGATTATGGAAGGACTGGGACATGTTGAAAAAGTTATGGAAAAAAATTCTGACTGGTCTTCTTCCTGCTCCGGCTCCTGCAAAAATTGTGGGCTTTGCGGCTGTTCCGGAAAAATCACCGTATCAAGCGGTACAATTTACAGGTTGACTGAAAAGGGGCGAAGGGTTTGTCACAGCCGGACGGGCTGA
- a CDS encoding twin-arginine translocase TatA/TatE family subunit produces MIGSTEVFAILIAALFLFGPSKLPELARSLGSALGEFKKAQRAAELELTTFDSYTRKTGSGAASGVKEEEKKKETEYLNTKTGVDQSLKNPLEARSSIPEKENLETSGANGNNPEN; encoded by the coding sequence ATGATAGGTTCCACTGAAGTGTTTGCAATCCTGATCGCTGCGCTTTTTCTCTTTGGACCCAGTAAGCTCCCGGAACTTGCACGCTCTCTTGGAAGTGCGTTAGGAGAGTTCAAGAAAGCACAGAGAGCTGCTGAACTGGAGCTTACGACCTTTGATTCATATACCAGGAAAACCGGATCTGGGGCCGCATCCGGGGTAAAAGAAGAAGAAAAGAAAAAAGAAACTGAATACCTGAACACTAAAACCGGGGTAGACCAGAGCCTTAAAAATCCACTGGAAGCCAGATCTTCCATTCCAGAGAAAGAAAATCTCGAAACTTCCGGTGCCAATGGAAATAATCCGGAAAACTAA
- a CDS encoding MASE3 domain-containing protein gives MFFIIVWKSKIISENRYLTFIGTALFFIACIGFLRAFSYEKIGVFPGYRANLSAQLWMAIPYM, from the coding sequence ATGTTTTTCATCATAGTATGGAAATCAAAAATCATATCGGAAAACCGATACCTTACATTTATTGGGACAGCACTTTTTTTCATAGCATGCATCGGTTTTTTGCGCGCATTTTCTTATGAAAAAATAGGCGTGTTTCCTGGGTATAGGGCAAACCTCTCTGCCCAGCTCTGGATGGCTATACCATACATGTGA